CGCCACGACGATGTCCGCGAGTGGCTCCGGCAACGACAGTCGGAGGTCCTCGACGTCGGGAACCGATACGACGGGAACGTCCGCGAGTGTCACGACCCGCTCGGCCGTGCTGCCGAGGCGCCGATCGCCCGCCCCTCGAGTTCCCAGCACACAGAGGTCGATGTCCCGATCGTCGGCGTGGGCGAGGATCTCTTCGTACGGCTTTCCGTGCCGAATCTCCCGGTCGATATCGAGATCCGTCTCCCGTTTTTGGATGTCGGCGGTCACACGCCTGCCGGCTTTCTCCGAGCGATCCAGAAGAGTTCGTCCCTCCTCTGGATCGATCAATCGATCGATCGACGTGTCGACGACGTACAGGAGATCGACAGCCGCGTCTGTCGCCCTGGCGACCGAGAGACCGTATTCGACAGCGCGGGCGGCACCAGTGCTTCCGTCAACGGGGATCAGCAGCCGGTCGTACATGGTTGAACCATCACAGAGCGGGATCAAGTACTCTTTCCCCAACCAGGATCGAATCGTCGGGTTCCACCGCCACGTCCTGTATCCCAACGCATGTCGGTCTGAACCATACACTTCCGGGCCCGACCACTGACGACGGTGTACGGATCGCGCTGAAGATTTAATATAGCGGTATACAGTTTATCGAGGGGCGGTTTCTCCGAGTAACGAGTAGACATGTGTCACGTATGTATCACGAACCTGGTCGCCCCAGTTGTGGGTGTACGTGTCGATGATGTCGCTGGCGACGTCACCGCGGAGGTATTTCACGATACCACGGTCGCCTGTCCGGTCGCGGAGGTGAGTGGTGAAGAAGTGCCGGAAATAGTGGGGCGTCACGTTTTCGGCGGAGCCACCGCCGGTGTGATACCACCCCCGTTCCCGGGCGTGCTGTTCGACGATGTGCCTGACTGCAGCGGGATTCAGCCGTGTTCCCCAGTCTTCGCTCGTGGAAACGAACAGGGGTTGAGCCTCCGATCTGGTGTCGGGGCGGACTGCGAGCCACCGGAGCAGGACCTTCCCCAGTTCTGCGTCGACCGGAATGATCGTCTCCCGCATTCGCTTGTTCGACGCGGATCTGACCTCGCCGTTGTACGATTCCCCGACGGTCGGTTCCGTGGGGACGTAGATCGAATCCGGGTGGCCCGAAAGCTGTGCTCTGGGGGAAACGCCGTACTCCTCGACGACCTGGGTGTTGGAAAGCCACAGATCACGCAGGTCGAGATTGCACAGTTCGCCGACCCGCATGCCGGTTTTCAAGAGCGTGACGACGACGGCGCGATGCAACGGGTGATCGATGTCCGCGAGGAACGCGCGCATCTCCGGGACCGAGATTTCCCGTCGCTGAGGGTCTTTCTCGACGGTTTCGTCCATCTCCTCTGCGACCAGTGTCATCGGATTGGCGTCGAACGCCCCGACCTGGGTCATGTAGGCGTAAAACCGGTGGAGATACGCTGCATACGTCGCCACGGTGCTTTCGCTCACCGAACCACGTAGCGTGTAAACGTACGCCATACAGTCGCGATACGTCGCCTCACCCGGATCGACGCCTCGACCACGGGGATTGCGATCGGAATCGGCGAGAAACGCCTCGAAATCCCGGAGGACGCGCTCGTAGGCGTCCCGCGTCCGTTCGGTCTTGCCGTGAAAGGTAAGGTCTTCGAGGAAATACGCAATCGGGTCGTCCGGATCAGCCTCGGTGGAATCGACGCTCATGGGTCAGCGCGCCCCTCCCTCGTCGGTAAGGGTGTACCCTCCGTCGCGTCCGCTGTATTTGACCTGATTGCGATCTTGCAGTGCAGACAGGGCCTCGTCCATCCGATCTTCGAGATCCACCGCGAGTTCCTCGCGGAGTTCGTCCCAGTCCAGGGTACCCTCGGATTCCAGAAGGTCGTGTATCCGGCTTTCGAGGACGTTTCCCCCGGGGTTTGTGGTGTCAGGACCGCCTTCCTC
The Halalkaliarchaeum desulfuricum DNA segment above includes these coding regions:
- a CDS encoding tyrosine-type recombinase/integrase, yielding MSVDSTEADPDDPIAYFLEDLTFHGKTERTRDAYERVLRDFEAFLADSDRNPRGRGVDPGEATYRDCMAYVYTLRGSVSESTVATYAAYLHRFYAYMTQVGAFDANPMTLVAEEMDETVEKDPQRREISVPEMRAFLADIDHPLHRAVVVTLLKTGMRVGELCNLDLRDLWLSNTQVVEEYGVSPRAQLSGHPDSIYVPTEPTVGESYNGEVRSASNKRMRETIIPVDAELGKVLLRWLAVRPDTRSEAQPLFVSTSEDWGTRLNPAAVRHIVEQHARERGWYHTGGGSAENVTPHYFRHFFTTHLRDRTGDRGIVKYLRGDVASDIIDTYTHNWGDQVRDTYVTHVYSLLGETAPR
- a CDS encoding DUF5805 domain-containing protein — translated: MSSEDKRVAVKTYVPAYQKKRWREHADQLGMSQSEFLRTMVQAGRRGFDLAEKSEEGGPDTTNPGGNVLESRIHDLLESEGTLDWDELREELAVDLEDRMDEALSALQDRNQVKYSGRDGGYTLTDEGGAR
- a CDS encoding universal stress protein, whose amino-acid sequence is MYDRLLIPVDGSTGAARAVEYGLSVARATDAAVDLLYVVDTSIDRLIDPEEGRTLLDRSEKAGRRVTADIQKRETDLDIDREIRHGKPYEEILAHADDRDIDLCVLGTRGAGDRRLGSTAERVVTLADVPVVSVPDVEDLRLSLPEPLADIVVATDGSDAAERAADHALAIGERFGATLHAVYVIDSTVYDLEDAPRSIVGLLREGGETVIEEITSSAQEVNVPATGQVLRGAPASELCEYADGVDAGLIAVGTRGREGVPDRLLGSTTRRIIRDAERPVLSLR